One part of the Candidatus Bathyarchaeota archaeon genome encodes these proteins:
- a CDS encoding 30S ribosomal protein S19: MPKEFSFRGHSLESLSAMSMDEFINMLPSRQRRSLQRGLTAEQRILLEKLRTAKEGKKAEKEGGIKTHVRDLIILPEMVGAKISVHNGKEFVAMTIRPEMIGHYLGEFAITNKPVRHGTPGIGASRSSMYVPLK, encoded by the coding sequence ATGCCAAAAGAATTTAGTTTCCGCGGTCACAGCCTCGAAAGCCTCTCAGCGATGTCTATGGATGAATTCATCAACATGCTTCCCAGCCGCCAACGCCGCAGCCTCCAACGCGGATTAACCGCAGAGCAGCGTATACTGCTTGAGAAACTCCGCACTGCCAAAGAAGGCAAAAAAGCAGAGAAGGAAGGCGGAATCAAAACCCACGTGCGCGACCTCATTATCCTGCCAGAGATGGTGGGTGCAAAAATCAGCGTGCACAACGGCAAAGAATTCGTCGCCATGACTATCCGACCTGAAATGATTGGCCACTACCTCGGCGAGTTTGCCATCACAAACAAGCCAGTGCGCCATGGAACTCCAGGTATCGGCGCTTCGCGGTCATCTATGTATGTGCCGCTAAAATAA
- a CDS encoding cytidine/deoxycytidylate deaminase family protein: MATENSNNHSRPNWDRYFLDMCEAVAARATCDRGKCGAVIVKDKRIMTTGYVGAPAGLPHCDEVGHDMRQVTNGNGEITQHCVRTLHAEQNAILQAARFGIPLEGATLFCKMTPCRTCAMMIINAGIKRVVCEKRYHADADTIDMFKQAGIELTIMNNEVMKYDKQ; the protein is encoded by the coding sequence ATGGCAACAGAAAATAGCAACAATCATTCACGACCAAACTGGGACCGATACTTCCTTGACATGTGCGAAGCCGTCGCTGCACGCGCAACCTGCGACCGCGGCAAATGCGGCGCCGTCATCGTTAAAGACAAACGCATCATGACCACCGGCTACGTTGGGGCACCCGCGGGGCTGCCGCACTGCGACGAAGTCGGGCATGACATGCGCCAAGTCACCAACGGCAACGGAGAAATCACCCAGCACTGCGTCCGCACACTCCACGCCGAGCAGAACGCGATTTTGCAGGCAGCGCGGTTTGGGATTCCCCTTGAGGGCGCAACATTGTTCTGCAAGATGACGCCCTGCCGCACCTGCGCGATGATGATAATTAACGCGGGGATTAAGCGGGTGGTCTGCGAGAAACGTTACCACGCCGACGCCGACACAATTGATATGTTCAAGCAGGCAGGCATCGAGCTCACCATCATGAATAATGAAGTCATGAAATACGACAAACAATAA
- a CDS encoding methyltransferase domain-containing protein has protein sequence MSTQLFIAGKNWVLSLAELAAYYKTRNVPFKIEYFSREFFTLTFPEATGAKVIDDLGGTIKIAEAKNTLPTQTIKEAFLQKNKAAQKQLAQTIAQSPIFGGMLASPQKVLFGVSVYFTDNTLHPVAGRMQRFVGSAIKDELAAKGKKSDFMGYSSDRRVQLSHVEVLKKQLVENQAEVLVCIGKKTTWIASTVAVHNPFEFQKRDIYKPNQRKIFAMPPRLARMMVNLSACTKGKTLLDPFCGVGTILQEALLEEASVVGLDVNGWCVEAAEENLEWLIGEYGLKGAEFRVMQSDVGKLTAKVGLESMDCIVSEPDLGPALKDFPTVAYAEKIVEKLEPLFHGFIEQAYAALKPNGRLVLVTPYIATRSGEAATMRVDEQLEQAGFKRVYVFERDMFSEESDVARLVHSGSLVEIDERHKVGREIHILQK, from the coding sequence ATGTCCACGCAGTTGTTTATCGCAGGCAAAAACTGGGTTCTCTCGCTAGCGGAGCTGGCAGCCTACTATAAAACCCGCAACGTACCCTTCAAAATCGAGTATTTCTCAAGGGAATTCTTCACCCTCACCTTCCCAGAGGCCACGGGCGCCAAAGTCATCGATGACCTCGGAGGAACCATAAAAATCGCAGAAGCAAAAAACACCCTGCCCACCCAAACAATCAAAGAAGCGTTCCTGCAGAAAAACAAGGCAGCCCAAAAACAACTTGCGCAAACCATAGCCCAAAGCCCCATCTTTGGCGGCATGCTCGCATCGCCCCAAAAAGTGCTCTTCGGCGTCAGCGTCTACTTCACCGACAACACCCTTCACCCCGTTGCGGGGCGCATGCAGCGCTTTGTCGGCAGCGCCATCAAAGACGAGTTGGCAGCCAAGGGCAAAAAATCCGATTTTATGGGTTACTCCAGTGACCGCAGAGTCCAACTTAGCCACGTGGAAGTTCTCAAAAAGCAGCTGGTGGAAAACCAGGCTGAGGTGCTGGTTTGCATCGGCAAAAAAACCACCTGGATAGCCTCCACAGTGGCGGTGCATAACCCCTTTGAGTTCCAGAAAAGAGACATCTACAAACCCAACCAACGCAAAATCTTCGCCATGCCCCCGCGGCTGGCAAGGATGATGGTGAATCTTTCCGCCTGCACCAAAGGCAAGACGCTGCTGGATCCATTCTGCGGCGTCGGCACCATACTGCAGGAGGCGCTGCTGGAGGAGGCATCCGTTGTGGGGCTAGACGTGAATGGCTGGTGCGTGGAGGCGGCGGAGGAAAATTTGGAGTGGCTAATCGGCGAGTACGGTTTGAAGGGCGCGGAGTTCCGTGTCATGCAAAGCGATGTGGGGAAATTAACGGCGAAGGTGGGCTTGGAAAGCATGGACTGCATCGTCTCCGAGCCTGATTTGGGGCCTGCACTCAAAGATTTCCCGACTGTTGCTTACGCGGAGAAAATCGTGGAGAAACTTGAGCCGCTTTTTCATGGCTTCATCGAACAAGCCTACGCCGCCTTAAAGCCCAATGGGCGGCTGGTGCTGGTGACGCCCTACATAGCCACGCGGTCAGGTGAAGCCGCTACCATGCGAGTGGATGAGCAGCTGGAGCAGGCTGGGTTTAAGCGGGTTTACGTCTTCGAGCGAGACATGTTTAGCGAGGAGTCGGATGTGGCGCGGCTGGTGCATTCGGGCTCGCTGGTTGAGATTGATGAGCGCCATAAAGTCGGCAGAGAAATCCACATACTCCAAAAGTAG
- a CDS encoding 50S ribosomal protein L16, whose amino-acid sequence MHARNYRHVKNRAYTRKEYARGFPPPKIVKFTMGDTRGQFDIEGQLISTQRVQIRHCALEAARVATNRVLMDKLVNDYLMIVHPYPHIILRENKMIFGAHADRLQQGMRRSFGTAVGTAAKVEDGQTLITVRVKAGQAELAKESLKRGSAKLPIACKIVISKIQASPAAPVEKASPETETA is encoded by the coding sequence ATGCACGCAAGAAATTATAGACACGTAAAGAACCGAGCATACACACGCAAAGAGTACGCTCGAGGTTTTCCGCCACCAAAAATCGTCAAGTTCACAATGGGCGATACTAGAGGCCAATTCGACATAGAGGGCCAGCTTATATCAACCCAGCGAGTTCAAATTCGCCACTGCGCACTGGAAGCAGCACGCGTCGCAACCAACCGTGTCTTGATGGATAAACTAGTTAACGATTACCTCATGATTGTCCATCCTTACCCACACATTATCCTACGCGAAAACAAAATGATCTTCGGAGCACACGCAGACCGACTTCAACAGGGAATGAGGCGGTCTTTTGGCACAGCCGTGGGCACAGCCGCTAAAGTCGAAGACGGCCAAACCCTCATTACCGTCCGCGTAAAGGCGGGGCAAGCAGAATTAGCCAAAGAATCCCTCAAGCGAGGCAGCGCAAAACTCCCCATAGCCTGCAAGATTGTAATCTCCAAGATTCAAGCTTCCCCAGCAGCCCCTGTTGAGAAAGCCTCCCCGGAGACGGAGACCGCTTGA
- the ppsA gene encoding phosphoenolpyruvate synthase, with protein sequence MSAKDKELVLWFDNLRNTDVSIVGGKNASLGEMIHAGLPVPFGFAVTAYSYERFIVEKKIAEKIYEIIKATVIDPNDPKQYEAASKRIRELIEKTQMPKDIEEAIRAAYIELNQRFSLKDTFVAVRSSATAEDLPDASFAGQQETYLNVKGSDDLIEKVVKCWSSLFTPRAIFYRNEKGFPHEKVFISVGVQKMVNSRAAGVMFTINPVTGNHDEIVIEGNFGLGETVVSGAVNPDDFVIDKAAMKIKQRRIAKKTVKYIRDPKTGKTIHLDIPEAEQKQVCVTDTELLYLAGLAKRIEAHYNKPMDIEWAIDQDLTYPQNMMLVQARPETIFGLKSQEATKTEENNLGPLKVVVRGISAGRRGYGTGIAKVVLNLEDASKQMQKGDILVTAMTDPDFVPFMKMASAIVTDKGGITSHAAIVSRELNIPCVVGTEIGTQVMKTGTEYTVDSQNGIIYDGYLEQATKSQSNGNSVTVAAEAAPVTATKIYMNLGTPEMIEQYKNLPFEGIGLMRTEFIMASSIGKHPMEFIEEGKGQEFIDKFADAVAHVARAIQPRPVVVRLSDFKTNEYRNLKGGDKYEILEENPMLGWRGCSRYISKWYEQAFRLECKAIKKCRSEWSLKNVYVMLPMVRTLWEAKAVLEILKQEGLERNRDFKIWFMAETPSIGIMADEFSKLVDGFSIGSNDMTQGVLMIDRDSERLGQMGYFDERDPAVKRIIAHLIRAAHENGCTVSICGEGPSNLPDFAEFLVRVGIDSISVNNDAVVATRKNVASVEQKIILERLAEQAALARGQPLKKPKPDWEWTP encoded by the coding sequence TTGAGCGCCAAAGACAAAGAGCTTGTTTTATGGTTTGATAATTTAAGAAACACTGACGTATCCATTGTTGGCGGCAAAAACGCCAGCCTCGGCGAAATGATTCATGCTGGGCTCCCTGTTCCTTTTGGTTTTGCAGTAACAGCCTACTCGTATGAACGCTTTATCGTCGAAAAGAAAATCGCTGAGAAAATCTACGAAATTATCAAAGCCACCGTAATTGACCCCAACGACCCCAAGCAGTACGAGGCAGCATCCAAACGCATCCGGGAACTCATCGAGAAAACCCAGATGCCTAAAGACATCGAGGAAGCCATAAGAGCCGCCTACATCGAACTAAACCAGCGATTCAGCCTTAAAGACACCTTTGTGGCTGTGCGTTCAAGCGCAACCGCCGAGGACCTGCCTGACGCATCCTTTGCGGGGCAGCAGGAAACCTACCTTAACGTGAAGGGCTCCGACGACCTCATCGAGAAAGTCGTGAAGTGCTGGAGCAGCCTATTTACGCCCCGAGCCATCTTTTACCGCAACGAAAAGGGTTTCCCCCATGAGAAGGTTTTCATTAGCGTCGGCGTCCAGAAGATGGTTAACAGCCGCGCTGCCGGCGTCATGTTTACAATTAACCCCGTCACGGGCAACCATGACGAAATCGTCATCGAAGGCAACTTTGGACTCGGCGAAACCGTAGTGTCGGGCGCCGTGAACCCCGATGACTTCGTGATTGACAAAGCCGCCATGAAGATTAAGCAGCGGCGTATCGCGAAGAAAACGGTGAAGTACATCCGTGACCCCAAAACGGGCAAAACCATCCACCTTGACATCCCCGAGGCGGAGCAGAAGCAGGTCTGCGTAACCGACACTGAACTCCTCTACCTTGCAGGCTTAGCTAAACGCATCGAAGCCCACTACAACAAACCCATGGATATCGAGTGGGCAATCGATCAGGACCTCACCTACCCCCAGAACATGATGCTGGTTCAGGCGCGTCCAGAAACAATTTTCGGTTTAAAGTCACAGGAGGCAACCAAAACGGAAGAAAACAATTTAGGTCCACTAAAAGTTGTTGTGCGAGGCATCTCCGCTGGCCGCAGAGGCTACGGCACAGGCATAGCTAAAGTTGTGCTTAACCTCGAAGACGCCAGCAAACAGATGCAGAAAGGAGACATCCTCGTCACAGCCATGACTGACCCCGACTTTGTCCCATTCATGAAGATGGCATCGGCCATAGTCACCGATAAAGGCGGCATCACCAGCCACGCAGCCATCGTCAGCCGAGAACTCAACATCCCCTGCGTCGTCGGAACCGAAATCGGCACACAGGTCATGAAGACAGGAACCGAATACACCGTTGACTCACAGAACGGCATAATCTACGATGGCTACCTCGAGCAGGCAACAAAATCCCAGAGCAACGGCAACTCCGTGACGGTTGCTGCGGAAGCAGCGCCGGTAACCGCGACAAAAATCTACATGAACCTAGGCACCCCCGAGATGATTGAGCAATACAAGAATCTGCCTTTTGAGGGCATAGGCTTGATGCGCACCGAATTCATCATGGCAAGCAGCATCGGCAAGCACCCGATGGAATTCATCGAGGAGGGCAAAGGCCAAGAATTCATCGATAAATTCGCAGACGCAGTCGCCCATGTTGCACGAGCAATTCAACCCCGCCCCGTCGTGGTGCGTCTCAGCGACTTCAAAACCAACGAGTACCGCAACCTGAAAGGCGGCGACAAATACGAAATCCTAGAGGAAAACCCGATGCTGGGCTGGAGAGGCTGCAGCCGCTACATCAGCAAATGGTATGAGCAGGCTTTCCGGCTGGAATGCAAAGCCATCAAGAAGTGCCGCTCAGAATGGAGCCTTAAAAACGTCTACGTTATGCTTCCGATGGTCCGCACGCTCTGGGAAGCCAAGGCGGTGCTGGAAATCCTCAAGCAAGAGGGATTGGAACGCAACCGGGACTTCAAAATCTGGTTTATGGCTGAAACCCCCTCTATCGGCATCATGGCTGATGAATTCAGCAAACTCGTCGACGGCTTCAGCATAGGCTCAAACGACATGACCCAGGGTGTCCTCATGATTGACCGCGACAGCGAACGATTGGGCCAAATGGGCTACTTTGACGAACGCGACCCAGCAGTTAAACGCATCATCGCACACCTTATCCGCGCCGCCCACGAAAACGGCTGCACCGTAAGCATCTGCGGCGAAGGCCCCAGCAACCTGCCTGACTTCGCAGAGTTTTTGGTCCGCGTAGGCATCGACAGCATCTCAGTCAACAACGACGCAGTCGTCGCCACCCGCAAAAACGTAGCTAGCGTCGAGCAGAAAATCATCCTTGAGCGTCTCGCCGAGCAAGCTGCTCTTGCACGGGGTCAACCCCTCAAAAAGCCCAAACCCGACTGGGAATGGACTCCATAG
- the dph2 gene encoding diphthamide biosynthesis enzyme Dph2: MSGFDFEEQRIKQQIVRLDAKRVLLQMPQGLKPQATRLAKLVEDYGAVPIISSDPCYGACDIAETEAASLGVDLIVHFGHTRLVKEEKTPTLYIEAYSDIKIDAAVTQALPLLSSYRSVGLVTSIQHILTVETAKQLLTQAGKVVFVGDAGQMGYAGQVIGCNYSNATAITRQVDAFLFLGGGMFHALGVALATGKPTVVADPYDSRAYTVDDEAGRILKQRYAGIQEAKNAKSISILVGLKPGQKHLDYALQVKAMAEKTGRAAFVLAGRELTPEVLLDFTSIDAYVNTACPRISLDAPGKFKKPMLTVNEFRVVCGEVSWTDMLKKGLFEN; the protein is encoded by the coding sequence ATGTCAGGATTCGACTTTGAGGAACAGAGAATAAAGCAGCAGATAGTTAGACTTGACGCTAAACGGGTGCTGCTGCAGATGCCTCAGGGACTTAAGCCTCAGGCTACCCGGCTTGCTAAGCTGGTGGAGGACTACGGGGCCGTACCCATCATTTCCTCTGATCCCTGCTATGGCGCCTGCGACATCGCCGAAACCGAGGCTGCAAGCTTAGGCGTGGACTTAATCGTGCATTTTGGGCATACACGGCTCGTTAAGGAAGAAAAAACCCCCACGCTCTACATAGAAGCCTACTCCGATATCAAAATCGACGCCGCCGTAACTCAAGCACTTCCGCTTTTGAGTTCCTACCGCAGCGTCGGCTTAGTTACCTCAATCCAGCATATCCTAACAGTGGAAACCGCCAAGCAGCTTCTTACCCAAGCAGGCAAAGTTGTGTTTGTAGGCGACGCTGGCCAAATGGGTTACGCTGGGCAAGTTATAGGCTGCAACTACAGCAACGCCACCGCCATCACGCGGCAGGTCGACGCCTTCCTTTTCCTGGGAGGCGGCATGTTCCATGCCCTCGGCGTCGCGTTAGCCACCGGCAAACCCACAGTCGTCGCTGACCCCTACGACAGCCGAGCCTACACAGTCGATGACGAGGCAGGTCGCATCCTAAAACAACGCTACGCAGGCATCCAGGAAGCCAAAAACGCCAAATCCATCAGCATCTTGGTGGGCTTAAAACCCGGGCAGAAACACCTCGACTATGCCCTGCAAGTGAAGGCGATGGCTGAAAAAACTGGGCGCGCCGCGTTTGTGTTGGCTGGCAGAGAATTAACCCCTGAGGTGCTGCTTGATTTCACCTCAATCGACGCTTATGTGAACACAGCGTGCCCAAGGATCTCGCTGGATGCTCCCGGCAAATTCAAGAAGCCGATGTTAACGGTTAACGAGTTCAGGGTGGTCTGCGGCGAGGTCTCATGGACGGACATGCTCAAAAAAGGCTTATTCGAAAACTAG
- a CDS encoding METTL5 family protein has product MDGHAQKRLIRKLDLELFLGSLAAMPNPQAHLEQYTSSEQIAANMLYLAAYSFGDIEGKRILDLGCGTGRLALGAAFLGAKEVVGVDVDRQAIRTARANAEKAGLKERVQWILGDISAVAGQFDVVLQNPPFGVQTREADRAFLVKALQVASRVYSLHSHPEVDQRLIRLLKSGGGMVQVQPNGFLEHFIAKHGGEVEAVYAMLMTIPRMFEFHSKAKHDFVIDLYVIQKPS; this is encoded by the coding sequence ATGGACGGACATGCTCAAAAAAGGCTTATTCGAAAACTAGACCTTGAACTTTTCCTTGGCTCGCTGGCGGCTATGCCTAATCCGCAGGCGCATCTTGAACAGTACACCAGTTCTGAGCAAATCGCCGCCAACATGCTCTATCTGGCCGCATACAGTTTCGGCGACATCGAGGGCAAGCGGATTCTGGATTTAGGCTGCGGGACGGGGCGGCTGGCGTTGGGCGCAGCTTTTCTGGGCGCAAAAGAGGTTGTGGGCGTTGATGTTGACCGCCAAGCCATAAGGACCGCGAGGGCAAACGCGGAGAAGGCAGGCTTAAAGGAGAGGGTGCAATGGATTCTGGGGGATATATCCGCCGTCGCAGGGCAGTTTGATGTGGTGCTGCAGAATCCGCCCTTTGGCGTGCAAACCCGCGAAGCCGATCGCGCTTTCTTGGTGAAGGCGCTGCAAGTTGCCAGCCGCGTTTACTCGCTGCATAGTCACCCCGAAGTTGACCAGCGCCTCATCCGCCTGCTTAAGTCAGGTGGGGGCATGGTGCAGGTGCAGCCCAACGGCTTTCTGGAGCACTTCATAGCAAAACACGGCGGCGAAGTCGAGGCAGTGTATGCGATGCTCATGACGATTCCCCGGATGTTTGAGTTCCACAGCAAAGCCAAACATGACTTCGTCATAGACCTATACGTTATCCAAAAGCCAAGTTAA
- a CDS encoding DUF4256 domain-containing protein, translating into MPKSSVASTSKQLPPTQRQELLSALEARFQKNTNRHMGLEWAKIEAKLEANPEKLWSLGEMERTGGEPDVVWCDQKADEYVFCDCSPETPQGRRRACYDSKAEAEAAKKGARPAGNAVDMAAAMGIKLLTEEQYRELQKHGEFDTKTSSWISTPAEIRDLGGALFADRRYNHVFVYHNSAPSWYSTRAFRGVLRV; encoded by the coding sequence ATGCCTAAATCATCTGTTGCTTCTACATCCAAACAGTTGCCGCCAACCCAACGCCAAGAACTCCTCAGCGCTCTTGAAGCCCGTTTTCAGAAAAACACTAACCGCCATATGGGACTTGAATGGGCTAAAATAGAAGCGAAGCTGGAAGCGAACCCTGAAAAGTTGTGGTCACTTGGCGAAATGGAGCGAACCGGGGGCGAACCAGATGTTGTATGGTGCGACCAAAAAGCGGATGAATACGTTTTCTGTGACTGCTCCCCAGAGACCCCGCAAGGACGACGCAGAGCCTGCTATGACAGCAAGGCGGAGGCGGAAGCAGCGAAAAAAGGGGCTCGACCAGCAGGCAACGCCGTTGACATGGCAGCAGCCATGGGCATTAAGTTGTTAACTGAAGAGCAATATCGGGAGCTGCAGAAACACGGAGAATTCGATACGAAAACGTCAAGCTGGATAAGTACTCCTGCTGAAATTAGGGACCTAGGCGGAGCCCTTTTTGCAGACCGCCGCTACAACCATGTCTTTGTCTATCATAACAGTGCGCCGTCATGGTACAGTACAAGGGCGTTCCGCGGCGTTCTCAGGGTTTAA
- a CDS encoding exosome complex RNA-binding protein Csl4: MALKAPQEKSGQLVLPGERLGVIEEFIPDSGTFVKDGVIFSKIVGRSLVDLQNRRVSVYPVAKSATVPKAGTVVIGQIGNAQSDNVLVKIFRVGKKQISGSFGGILHVSDVSDRYIDSMSDVCKPGDIVRAKVISEKNQIFHLSTNDKNLGIIHAFCSRDGTLLEQQPQRYDLRCPKCGNVEGRKIAPDYGKEPL; this comes from the coding sequence ATGGCATTGAAAGCTCCTCAAGAAAAAAGCGGACAACTAGTTTTGCCCGGCGAACGATTGGGCGTTATCGAAGAGTTCATTCCTGACTCAGGAACCTTCGTGAAAGACGGCGTTATATTCAGCAAAATCGTGGGGCGCTCCCTGGTGGATCTGCAGAACCGCCGCGTCAGCGTCTACCCCGTAGCTAAATCGGCGACGGTTCCCAAAGCAGGCACAGTCGTCATCGGGCAAATAGGCAACGCACAATCCGACAACGTCTTAGTCAAAATCTTCCGCGTCGGCAAAAAACAGATATCCGGCAGCTTCGGCGGCATCCTCCACGTCAGCGACGTATCCGACCGCTACATAGACTCCATGAGCGATGTATGCAAACCCGGCGACATCGTCAGGGCAAAAGTGATCAGCGAGAAAAACCAGATTTTCCATCTGTCCACCAACGATAAGAACCTGGGGATTATTCATGCTTTCTGCAGCCGCGACGGAACCCTGCTTGAACAGCAGCCACAGCGCTATGATTTGCGGTGTCCCAAATGCGGAAACGTGGAGGGACGCAAGATCGCTCCAGATTACGGGAAAGAACCACTCTGA
- a CDS encoding DNA-directed RNA polymerase subunit L: MKINVLKKSETELKIEIEGSSHGLCNLIQKRLLEDSRVDFAGYDVPHPLASSPIIYLRMKEGGKPVDALVDAVAKIRELNDAFGKELERAVTA; encoded by the coding sequence GTGAAAATTAACGTGTTGAAGAAATCTGAAACTGAGCTTAAAATCGAAATCGAAGGCTCCAGCCATGGCCTCTGTAACCTGATCCAAAAGCGGCTCCTTGAGGATTCCCGCGTGGACTTCGCAGGCTACGATGTGCCGCATCCGTTGGCGTCAAGCCCCATCATTTACCTGCGCATGAAGGAAGGCGGCAAACCCGTCGATGCACTGGTGGATGCAGTGGCAAAGATTCGGGAACTCAACGACGCCTTCGGCAAAGAGCTTGAGCGCGCCGTAACCGCTTAA
- a CDS encoding DUF99 family protein has protein sequence MSSPKPLGTIKPEIRVLGVDDGKFTPHTEGQVLVVGVVFRGGCSIEGVMHTKIALDGLDATEKIAEMIKASPHRRQLRLVMLSGVTFAGFNVVDIQKLHADVGLPVVAVTQNKPDLDDIHRALSHLPNSEERWRIIQAAGEVHAVRNRGAKLYVGLAGLTLTDAQVLLELTSKRGGYPEPLRVAHLIASGITH, from the coding sequence TTGAGCAGCCCCAAACCCTTAGGCACCATAAAACCCGAAATCCGGGTACTCGGAGTAGACGACGGCAAATTCACTCCACACACCGAGGGGCAGGTGCTCGTAGTCGGCGTGGTTTTCCGCGGCGGCTGCTCCATAGAAGGCGTTATGCACACTAAAATCGCCTTAGATGGTTTAGACGCCACCGAGAAAATCGCGGAGATGATTAAGGCTTCGCCGCATCGGCGGCAGCTGCGGCTGGTGATGCTTAGCGGAGTTACCTTCGCGGGATTTAACGTCGTGGACATCCAAAAGCTCCATGCTGACGTGGGGTTGCCTGTGGTGGCGGTGACCCAGAACAAGCCAGACTTAGACGACATCCACCGTGCCCTCTCTCATCTGCCCAACTCGGAGGAGCGCTGGCGCATCATACAGGCCGCCGGCGAGGTCCACGCGGTAAGGAACAGGGGCGCTAAACTTTACGTGGGACTGGCGGGGTTGACGCTGACGGATGCCCAGGTACTTCTCGAGTTAACTTCTAAAAGGGGCGGCTACCCTGAACCGCTGCGTGTTGCCCACCTCATCGCCTCGGGGATCACGCATTAG
- a CDS encoding transcription factor S: MEFCPKCGSRLEPKKSKAGKEATLVLACAKCGYKKPEEAEKIEPKVAKVIQHSPQQFVAVIGKEEQKLSTLPTVRIECPKCGNNTAYVWQVQTRGADESSTQFLRCTKCNYTFREYS, encoded by the coding sequence ATGGAGTTTTGCCCTAAATGCGGCTCGCGTCTTGAGCCCAAGAAATCCAAGGCTGGCAAGGAAGCAACTCTGGTTCTTGCCTGTGCTAAATGCGGCTACAAGAAACCTGAAGAGGCAGAGAAGATTGAGCCTAAAGTGGCTAAGGTCATCCAGCATAGCCCTCAGCAGTTCGTAGCTGTAATCGGCAAGGAAGAGCAGAAACTAAGCACCCTACCGACCGTCAGGATAGAATGTCCCAAATGCGGCAACAACACCGCCTATGTCTGGCAGGTACAGACCCGCGGAGCCGACGAGTCCTCGACGCAGTTCCTCAGGTGCACCAAATGCAACTACACCTTTAGGGAATACAGTTAA
- a CDS encoding archaeosortase/exosortase family protein gives MKDTPAQPRRLLQKDFLVKTLPLIAFVAPLALLYLLNPPDPYLNVSAQQSFELMWKGRTFQLFFVWLISLEFILGWESIKNRINLQNRAAAAAYALVLLLPSVYVVLEYYLGLNGAIAAWMQQAGVAFAASMPLAIEYLAFCGLFCVVVFAAFGKRGLLGFALPALFVALIGVLYTIDNMFPYGEFTPFQLLVPTTASLAGGVLGLMGYQVASGTDFVSGMPTLSVSGSVGSATFAIAWPCAGIESLLIFTAVALLFLKRLNISWQAKVGFFVFGAAVTYLINVLRIANIFVLGMQYGVYSHEVDMFHFYYGPLYAMTWIVAYPLIIIAATAAYQKFMQRPPKPPAPA, from the coding sequence GTGAAAGATACTCCAGCCCAACCCAGACGCCTGCTGCAGAAGGATTTTCTGGTTAAAACCCTGCCGCTTATAGCCTTCGTTGCTCCCCTGGCGCTGCTCTACCTCCTCAATCCCCCTGACCCCTACCTTAACGTTTCAGCGCAGCAATCCTTTGAGTTGATGTGGAAGGGCAGGACGTTCCAGCTGTTCTTTGTGTGGCTTATCTCCTTAGAGTTCATTTTAGGCTGGGAATCGATAAAAAATAGAATCAACCTCCAAAACCGTGCAGCCGCCGCAGCTTACGCACTGGTTCTTTTGCTTCCCTCAGTCTACGTTGTCTTGGAGTACTATTTGGGGTTAAACGGCGCCATCGCGGCTTGGATGCAGCAGGCTGGGGTAGCATTCGCCGCTTCTATGCCGCTTGCCATCGAGTACCTTGCCTTCTGTGGTCTGTTCTGCGTGGTTGTTTTCGCAGCTTTCGGCAAACGGGGTCTCTTGGGGTTTGCTCTCCCCGCGCTTTTCGTCGCCCTCATCGGCGTCCTCTACACCATCGACAACATGTTTCCCTACGGGGAATTCACGCCGTTTCAGCTATTGGTTCCCACCACGGCATCGCTTGCCGGCGGCGTCCTGGGCTTGATGGGTTATCAGGTGGCTTCGGGAACCGATTTCGTAAGCGGCATGCCTACGCTGTCGGTTTCGGGGTCTGTGGGGTCGGCGACGTTTGCGATTGCTTGGCCCTGCGCCGGCATTGAAAGCCTCCTTATCTTCACTGCGGTGGCGCTGCTTTTCCTAAAACGCCTCAACATCAGCTGGCAGGCAAAAGTGGGCTTTTTTGTGTTCGGCGCCGCTGTCACCTACCTGATTAATGTGCTGCGGATCGCTAACATATTCGTTTTAGGCATGCAGTACGGCGTGTACTCGCATGAAGTTGACATGTTCCACTTCTACTATGGCCCCCTCTACGCCATGACCTGGATAGTGGCTTACCCCCTCATAATCATCGCCGCCACCGCTGCCTACCAGAAATTTATGCAGCGTCCACCAAAACCGCCAGCCCCTGCTTAA